In one Pseudomonas hydrolytica genomic region, the following are encoded:
- a CDS encoding alpha/beta fold hydrolase has protein sequence MSELPGIALDAWRGQSQALDFGGHAIRYWVAGDAEAEPLLLIHGFPTASWDWHRLWAPLAGRYRLIACDMLGFGYSAKPRGHAYSLLEQADLQQALLAHIGERRPVHVLAHDYGDSVAQELIARHQEGRLQLASCVFLNGGLFPETHHPVRVQKLLLGPLGPLIGRLFSRRKLAQSFARIFGPQSQASEEELDALWQLIQCNNGPAVMHRLIRYMPERRQQRERWVTAMQATAVPMRVIDGAFDPISGAHMVARYRELIAGADTVLLDGIGHYPQLEAPSQVLEHYLQFRARQEMPCSAEPS, from the coding sequence GTGAGCGAGCTGCCGGGCATCGCCCTGGATGCGTGGCGCGGGCAAAGTCAGGCGCTGGACTTTGGTGGCCACGCCATCCGCTACTGGGTCGCCGGTGACGCCGAAGCCGAGCCGCTGCTGCTGATCCACGGTTTTCCCACCGCCAGCTGGGACTGGCACCGTTTGTGGGCGCCGCTGGCCGGGCGTTACCGGCTGATCGCCTGCGACATGCTCGGCTTCGGCTATTCCGCCAAGCCGCGCGGCCATGCCTACAGCCTGCTGGAGCAGGCCGACCTGCAGCAGGCGCTGCTGGCGCACATCGGCGAGCGGCGCCCGGTGCACGTGCTGGCTCACGACTATGGCGACAGCGTGGCGCAGGAACTGATCGCGCGGCATCAGGAGGGGAGGCTGCAACTGGCCAGTTGCGTGTTCCTCAATGGCGGTCTGTTCCCCGAGACGCACCACCCGGTACGGGTGCAGAAGCTGTTGCTCGGCCCGCTTGGACCGCTGATCGGGCGGCTGTTCTCGCGGCGCAAGCTGGCGCAGAGTTTCGCCCGCATCTTCGGCCCGCAGAGCCAGGCCAGCGAGGAGGAGCTGGACGCGCTCTGGCAGCTGATTCAGTGCAACAACGGCCCGGCGGTGATGCACCGCTTGATTCGCTACATGCCCGAACGCCGCCAGCAGCGCGAGCGCTGGGTGACGGCGATGCAGGCCACGGCCGTGCCTATGCGGGTGATCGACGGCGCCTTCGACCCCATTTCCGGTGCGCATATGGTGGCGCGTTACCGCGAGCTGATCGCCGGCGCCGATACCGTCCTGCTCGACGGGATCGGCCACTACCCGCAGCTCGAAGCACCCTCGCAGGTGCTCGAGCACTACCTGCAGTTTCGCGCCCGACAGGAGATGCCATGCAGCGCAGAACCCTCGTGA
- a CDS encoding nuclear transport factor 2 family protein, whose amino-acid sequence MTATELVQAYYAAFNAGDMPAFLDLLAEDVVHDINQGERQIGKATFAAFMDKMNRCYRERLADIVVMQNAEGSRAAAEFVVHGEYLADDEGLPPANGQTYVLPAGAFFEIKDGKVARISNYYNLNDWIAQVGG is encoded by the coding sequence ATGACCGCCACCGAACTGGTTCAGGCCTACTACGCCGCCTTCAACGCCGGCGACATGCCCGCCTTCCTCGACCTGCTGGCCGAGGACGTGGTGCACGACATCAACCAGGGCGAACGCCAGATCGGCAAGGCCACCTTCGCCGCCTTCATGGACAAGATGAACCGCTGCTACCGCGAGCGCCTGGCCGACATCGTGGTGATGCAGAACGCCGAAGGCAGCCGCGCCGCCGCCGAGTTCGTGGTGCACGGCGAGTACCTGGCCGACGACGAAGGCCTGCCGCCCGCCAACGGCCAGACCTACGTGCTGCCCGCCGGCGCTTTCTTCGAGATCAAGGACGGCAAGGTGGCGCGCATCAGCAACTACTACAACCTCAACGACTGGATCGCGCAGGTGGGCGGCTGA
- a CDS encoding flavodoxin yields the protein MKVAILSGSVYGTAEEVARHAGRQLKAAGLDAWHKSNMSLDDLLAFAPDAFLTVTSTTGMGELPDNLMPLYCAIRDRLPAWHGLPAAVLALGDSSYDTFCGGGELIRELYAELGLREVVPMLRLDSSETVTPESDAEPWLQTFAAALRG from the coding sequence ATGAAAGTCGCCATTCTCTCGGGTTCGGTCTACGGCACGGCCGAAGAAGTCGCGCGTCACGCCGGGCGCCAGCTCAAGGCCGCCGGGCTGGACGCCTGGCACAAGTCGAACATGAGCCTCGACGATCTGCTGGCCTTCGCCCCCGATGCCTTCCTCACCGTGACCTCCACCACCGGCATGGGCGAGCTGCCGGACAACCTGATGCCGCTGTACTGCGCCATTCGCGACCGTCTGCCGGCCTGGCACGGGCTGCCGGCAGCGGTGCTGGCGCTGGGCGACTCCAGTTACGACACCTTCTGCGGCGGCGGCGAGCTGATTCGCGAGCTGTATGCCGAACTGGGGCTGCGCGAGGTGGTGCCGATGCTGCGTCTGGATTCCAGCGAGACGGTCACCCCCGAGAGCGATGCCGAGCCCTGGCTGCAGACCTTCGCCGCGGCGCTGAGGGGCTGA
- a CDS encoding DUF1569 domain-containing protein: MQRRTLVKGAALGGLALLGGGFWALPGGPRPAAVSLEGALAVLGTLQGMTLRSLKGWSPSEVFNHCAQSIEYSMEGYPALKPAWFRHSLGPAAFAVFSARGAMRHPLDEAIPGAAPLLEPASQAQALERLQVAFERFAAYGGELQPHFAYGALDHGEYARAHVLHLYNHLSLIRPA; the protein is encoded by the coding sequence ATGCAGCGCAGAACCCTCGTGAAAGGTGCCGCGCTAGGCGGCCTGGCGCTGCTCGGTGGCGGCTTCTGGGCGCTGCCCGGCGGGCCGCGGCCGGCAGCGGTAAGCCTGGAGGGCGCGCTGGCGGTGCTCGGCACCTTGCAGGGGATGACGCTGCGCAGCCTCAAGGGCTGGAGCCCGAGCGAAGTGTTCAATCACTGCGCGCAGAGCATCGAGTATTCCATGGAGGGTTATCCGGCGCTGAAACCGGCCTGGTTTCGCCACAGCCTCGGGCCGGCTGCCTTCGCCGTTTTCAGCGCCCGTGGGGCCATGCGGCATCCGCTGGATGAGGCGATTCCCGGTGCGGCGCCACTGCTCGAACCGGCCAGCCAGGCCCAGGCCCTCGAGCGGCTGCAGGTGGCTTTCGAACGTTTCGCCGCTTACGGCGGTGAGTTGCAGCCGCACTTCGCCTACGGCGCGCTTGATCACGGCGAGTATGCCCGGGCGCATGTGCTGCACCTGTACAACCACCTGAGCCTTATTCGCCCGGCCTGA
- a CDS encoding cupin domain-containing protein: MHPRARQLIDSLELQAHPEGGFYRRLFVSAQRDARGRAASSAILFLLPAGAVSRWHRVDADELWHFHEGDPLELLVAESPESLRRELLGPVAAGQLPQRAVPAHAWQAARCTGSYSLVGCTVAPEFQFEGFRLFADDAQAQALWPRLLSEHAELI, from the coding sequence ATGCACCCACGCGCCCGCCAGCTGATCGATAGCCTGGAACTTCAGGCGCATCCCGAGGGCGGCTTCTACCGGCGCTTGTTCGTGTCCGCGCAGCGCGACGCGCGGGGCAGGGCGGCGTCCAGCGCCATCCTCTTCCTGCTGCCGGCCGGGGCGGTCAGCCGCTGGCATCGGGTCGATGCCGACGAACTCTGGCATTTTCATGAAGGCGATCCCCTGGAGCTGCTGGTGGCCGAATCGCCCGAGAGCCTGCGGCGCGAGCTGCTGGGTCCGGTCGCTGCCGGGCAGCTGCCGCAACGCGCCGTACCGGCACATGCCTGGCAGGCTGCGCGCTGCACGGGCAGCTACAGCCTGGTGGGCTGCACCGTGGCGCCGGAGTTTCAGTTCGAGGGCTTCCGTCTGTTCGCCGACGATGCGCAGGCGCAGGCCCTGTGGCCGCGCCTGCTGAGCGAGCACGCCGAACTGATCTGA
- a CDS encoding class II aldolase/adducin family protein, producing MNAPLKLPAVKNQVSEAEWRTRVDLAACYRLIALYGWDDLIFTHISAKVPGTEDFLINPYGLMFHEITASSLVKVDLAGNKLMDSPFDLNPAGYTIHSAVHEVRHDVGCVLHIHTPAGIAVSAQKQGLLPLSQQSLFVLASLAYHGYEGVALNHDEKARLQADLGEKNFMILPNHGLLTAFGSIADAFLGMFTLQRACEIQVMAQSGGGELIHIPQQILDGARAMIAGVMKSPQGMGGALPWPALLRKLDQQMPGYDQ from the coding sequence GTGAATGCTCCGCTGAAACTTCCTGCCGTGAAGAACCAGGTGTCCGAGGCCGAATGGCGCACGCGCGTCGACCTGGCGGCCTGCTACCGACTGATCGCCCTGTATGGCTGGGACGATCTGATCTTCACCCATATCTCCGCCAAGGTGCCGGGCACCGAGGACTTTCTCATCAACCCATACGGGCTGATGTTCCATGAAATCACCGCCTCGAGCCTGGTCAAGGTCGACCTGGCCGGCAACAAGCTGATGGACAGCCCGTTCGACCTCAACCCGGCCGGTTACACCATCCACAGCGCCGTGCATGAGGTCCGTCACGACGTCGGCTGCGTGCTGCACATCCACACCCCGGCCGGCATCGCGGTTTCGGCGCAGAAGCAGGGCCTGCTGCCGCTGTCGCAGCAGTCGCTGTTCGTCCTCGCCAGCCTGGCCTACCACGGTTACGAAGGCGTGGCGCTGAACCATGACGAGAAGGCGCGACTGCAGGCCGACCTGGGCGAGAAGAACTTCATGATCCTGCCTAACCATGGGCTGCTGACCGCCTTCGGCAGCATCGCCGATGCCTTCCTCGGCATGTTCACCCTGCAGCGGGCCTGCGAGATCCAGGTCATGGCGCAAAGTGGCGGCGGCGAGCTGATCCACATCCCCCAGCAGATCCTCGATGGTGCGCGGGCGATGATCGCCGGGGTGATGAAATCGCCGCAGGGCATGGGTGGTGCGCTGCCCTGGCCGGCATTGCTGCGCAAGCTGGATCAGCAGATGCCGGGTTACGACCAGTGA
- a CDS encoding MerR family transcriptional regulator: MSEPAGVTSLASSALKQEELFPIREVSRLTGVNPVTLRAWERRYGLIQPTRTDSGHRLYSQADIDAVRSILAWIERGVAVSKVGSILAKSASSRSAVTPAYNEVSSDDWSQWQAQIRRALDSFDEARLERLYGQIFSCYPLPVVFQDILMPIWQELLLRQDEVGQRSEWVLLDGFLRGRCWQRLQLGRGESGERVLLAAQPGHCRELELLVAALMLSTQDIEVSVMGPGVPLSDLPLVCERMQPQALVLFSNQPPAEDFPRQLSRLALALECPLLLAGDSADLAEESLAGSPIACLGNEGRLMQRRLQQFLAGHLDT, from the coding sequence ATGTCCGAACCCGCCGGTGTTACATCACTTGCGTCCAGCGCCCTGAAGCAGGAGGAGCTGTTCCCCATTCGCGAGGTCTCTCGTCTAACGGGCGTGAACCCGGTCACCCTGCGCGCCTGGGAGCGGCGTTACGGGCTGATCCAGCCGACCCGCACCGACAGCGGGCATCGGCTCTATTCGCAGGCCGACATCGATGCCGTGCGCAGCATCCTGGCCTGGATAGAGCGCGGTGTTGCGGTGAGCAAGGTGGGCTCGATCCTGGCCAAGAGCGCCAGCAGTCGCAGCGCCGTCACCCCGGCCTACAACGAGGTCAGCAGCGATGACTGGAGCCAGTGGCAGGCGCAGATCCGCCGCGCGCTGGACAGTTTCGACGAGGCGCGTCTGGAGCGGCTGTATGGCCAGATATTCTCCTGCTACCCGCTGCCGGTGGTGTTTCAGGACATCCTGATGCCGATCTGGCAGGAGCTGTTGCTGCGCCAGGACGAGGTCGGCCAGCGCAGCGAATGGGTACTGCTCGACGGTTTTCTGCGCGGCCGCTGCTGGCAGCGCCTGCAGCTGGGGCGGGGCGAGTCGGGTGAGCGGGTGCTGCTGGCGGCCCAGCCCGGACACTGTCGCGAGCTGGAACTGCTGGTCGCGGCGCTGATGCTGAGCACTCAGGACATCGAAGTGAGCGTGATGGGGCCCGGGGTGCCGCTGAGCGATCTGCCGCTGGTGTGCGAGCGCATGCAGCCGCAGGCGCTGGTGCTGTTCAGCAACCAGCCGCCGGCCGAAGACTTCCCGCGTCAGCTGTCGCGTCTGGCGCTCGCGCTGGAGTGTCCGTTGCTATTGGCGGGGGATAGCGCCGACCTGGCCGAGGAAAGCCTGGCCGGCTCGCCCATCGCATGCCTGGGCAATGAGGGGCGGCTCATGCAGCGGCGTCTGCAGCAGTTCCTCGCCGGTCATCTCGATACCTGA
- the folM gene encoding dihydromonapterin reductase, producing MSAASFPVLITGAGQRVGLYCAERLLDEGQPVIVSYRQERDSIARLRERGAIAVQADFGAEAGILAFIDQIKAQCSGLRAIVHNASQWLAETPGEEAEAFRQLFAVHMLAPYLINLHCSDLLLQSQRADIVHVSDDVVRKGSANRPAYCASKAGLESLTLSFAARLAPRIKVNAIAPALLMFNAGDDEAYRSKTLAKSALGIEPGPQAFYQSLRYLLDNPYVTGTTLTLNGGRHLK from the coding sequence ATGAGCGCTGCCAGCTTTCCCGTCCTGATCACCGGCGCCGGCCAGAGGGTCGGCCTGTACTGCGCCGAGCGCCTGCTCGACGAGGGCCAACCGGTGATCGTCAGCTATCGCCAGGAGCGCGACAGCATTGCGCGCCTGCGTGAGCGCGGTGCCATTGCCGTGCAGGCGGACTTCGGCGCCGAGGCTGGCATCCTCGCCTTCATCGACCAGATCAAGGCGCAGTGCAGCGGCCTGCGCGCGATCGTGCACAACGCCTCGCAGTGGCTGGCCGAAACGCCGGGCGAAGAGGCCGAGGCCTTCCGCCAGCTGTTCGCCGTGCACATGCTCGCGCCCTACCTGATCAACCTGCACTGCAGCGACCTGCTGCTGCAGTCGCAGCGCGCCGACATCGTCCACGTCAGCGACGACGTGGTGCGCAAGGGCAGCGCCAATCGTCCGGCCTACTGCGCCAGCAAGGCCGGGCTGGAAAGCCTGACGCTTTCCTTCGCCGCCCGCCTGGCGCCACGCATCAAGGTCAACGCCATCGCTCCAGCGCTGCTGATGTTCAACGCGGGCGATGACGAGGCCTACAGGAGCAAGACCTTGGCCAAGTCGGCGCTGGGCATAGAACCCGGCCCGCAAGCCTTTTACCAGAGTTTGCGCTACCTGCTGGACAACCCCTACGTAACCGGAACGACCCTTACCCTCAACGGCGGCCGCCACCTCAAGTGA
- a CDS encoding DUF2846 domain-containing protein produces the protein MRRLLLPLLAVLLVGCSTPGAFFGDLDGDAFAPHVLSDENHALVYLYRPRNDWADQELEAPALFLDNRLIGSLPSNGYLVLEFDAASYKLEMRRPLAGSFWTLLADGPLDFTLIASFTLDAAVGSTYYLRYDEDGPPPQGSVLDGSGDGPLQLVAAALADTELSATRRVQPMTRIAASVEDPERPQRGFWRSVGQALDKIGI, from the coding sequence ATGCGCCGTTTGCTCCTGCCCTTGCTCGCCGTCCTGCTCGTCGGTTGCTCGACCCCCGGCGCCTTCTTCGGCGACCTGGACGGCGATGCCTTCGCGCCTCATGTCCTCAGCGACGAAAATCATGCCCTGGTCTACCTGTACCGCCCGCGCAACGACTGGGCCGATCAGGAACTGGAGGCGCCTGCGCTGTTTCTCGACAATCGCTTGATCGGCAGCCTGCCCAGCAACGGCTATCTGGTGCTGGAGTTCGACGCCGCCAGCTACAAGCTGGAGATGCGCCGGCCTCTGGCCGGCAGCTTCTGGACACTGCTGGCCGACGGGCCGCTGGACTTCACCCTGATCGCCAGCTTCACCCTCGATGCCGCCGTGGGCAGTACCTATTACCTGCGCTACGACGAGGACGGCCCGCCGCCGCAGGGCAGCGTGCTGGATGGCAGCGGCGACGGGCCGCTGCAGCTGGTGGCGGCGGCGCTGGCCGATACCGAGCTGAGCGCCACGCGTCGGGTGCAGCCCATGACCCGGATTGCTGCCAGCGTCGAAGACCCGGAGCGCCCGCAGCGCGGCTTCTGGCGCTCCGTCGGCCAGGCACTGGACAAGATCGGCATCTGA
- a CDS encoding PilZ domain-containing protein, whose protein sequence is MQSDPLLTQDELDFIQQLLSQTTRQHHRSAPSELAIGERLSELLSRLGDEKQLSLDTHSDDEHLSFPLRLIQDDQRHSRLELGAPLIFENGVNERPWRLTLSSPLPLLDSAERPSGLQAVELSNNGMLVQYGKSGSPAKDQLLQLILPQQRRVQLRARLVRRVSQSHYAYSLQTLHSEDEQTLRQYLFDEHSNRQREPEAVG, encoded by the coding sequence ATGCAAAGCGACCCGCTGCTGACCCAAGACGAGCTGGACTTCATCCAGCAACTGCTTTCCCAAACAACGCGCCAGCACCACCGCAGCGCTCCTTCGGAGCTGGCCATCGGTGAACGCCTGAGCGAGCTGCTCAGTCGCCTGGGCGATGAAAAGCAGCTGAGCCTGGACACCCACAGCGACGACGAGCACCTGAGCTTCCCGCTACGCCTGATTCAGGACGACCAGCGGCATTCACGCCTGGAGCTGGGCGCCCCGCTCATCTTCGAGAACGGCGTCAACGAACGCCCCTGGCGCCTGACCCTGTCCAGCCCGCTGCCACTGCTCGACAGCGCCGAGCGCCCCAGTGGTTTGCAGGCCGTGGAACTGTCCAACAATGGCATGCTGGTGCAGTACGGCAAATCCGGCAGCCCGGCCAAGGATCAGCTGCTGCAACTGATCCTGCCGCAGCAGCGCCGCGTACAGCTGCGCGCAAGGTTGGTCAGACGCGTGAGTCAGAGCCACTACGCCTACAGCCTGCAGACGTTGCACAGCGAAGACGAGCAGACGCTGCGCCAGTACCTCTTCGACGAGCACAGCAACCGCCAGCGCGAGCCCGAAGCGGTCGGCTGA
- a CDS encoding PAS sensor domain-containing protein, translating into MINAKLLQLVVDASNDGIVVAEQEGEDNILIYANAAFERLTGYPCDDILYQDCRFLQGNDRAQIGLQAIRDAVKAHKPCRQIIRNYRKDGSAFWNELSITPVLNESDQLTYYIGIQKDVTEQVEAQQRVRELEAEVAELKAELARLKN; encoded by the coding sequence ATGATCAATGCCAAGCTGCTGCAACTGGTAGTCGACGCCTCCAACGACGGAATCGTGGTGGCCGAGCAGGAGGGCGAAGACAACATCCTGATCTACGCCAACGCGGCATTCGAACGCCTGACCGGCTATCCCTGCGACGATATCCTCTATCAGGACTGCCGTTTCCTGCAGGGCAACGATCGTGCGCAGATCGGCCTGCAGGCCATCCGCGACGCGGTCAAGGCGCACAAGCCGTGCCGCCAGATCATCCGCAACTACCGCAAGGACGGCAGCGCCTTCTGGAACGAACTGTCGATCACCCCGGTGCTCAACGAGAGCGACCAGCTGACCTACTACATCGGCATTCAGAAGGACGTCACCGAACAGGTGGAAGCCCAGCAACGCGTGCGCGAGCTGGAAGCCGAAGTGGCGGAGCTGAAAGCCGAGCTGGCACGCCTGAAAAACTGA
- a CDS encoding DJ-1/PfpI family protein translates to MAAKKILMLVGDYAEDYETMVPFQALQMVGHTVHAVCPDKVTGQTVRTAIHDFEGDQTYSEKPGHNFALNFDFAKVSAEDYDALVIPGGRAPEYLRLNGDVVALVKAFAKADKPIAAVCHGAQLLAAADVLEGRECSAYPACAPEVALAGGTYVDIPVDQAHVQGNLATAPAWPAHPAWLAGFLKLLGTEIRL, encoded by the coding sequence ATGGCTGCCAAGAAGATTCTGATGCTGGTCGGCGACTACGCCGAAGATTACGAAACCATGGTGCCGTTCCAGGCGCTGCAGATGGTCGGTCACACCGTGCATGCGGTCTGCCCGGACAAGGTCACCGGGCAGACGGTGCGTACCGCCATTCACGATTTCGAGGGCGACCAGACCTACAGCGAGAAGCCTGGGCACAACTTTGCGCTCAACTTCGACTTCGCCAAGGTCAGTGCCGAAGATTACGACGCCCTGGTCATCCCCGGCGGGCGCGCGCCGGAGTACCTGCGCCTGAATGGCGACGTCGTGGCGCTGGTCAAGGCCTTCGCCAAGGCCGACAAGCCCATCGCTGCGGTCTGCCACGGCGCCCAGCTGCTGGCAGCGGCCGACGTGCTGGAGGGGCGTGAATGCAGCGCCTATCCTGCCTGTGCGCCGGAAGTGGCGTTGGCCGGTGGTACGTATGTGGATATCCCGGTGGATCAGGCCCATGTGCAGGGCAATCTGGCGACGGCGCCGGCCTGGCCTGCACACCCGGCCTGGCTGGCCGGTTTCCTCAAGCTGCTGGGCACCGAGATCCGCCTGTAG
- a CDS encoding SDR family oxidoreductase, whose protein sequence is MSDAIRFEDQVVIVTGAGGGLGRAHALLFARHGARVVVNDLGGSTHGEGANASAADRVVEEIRAFGGTAVANHDSVTDGDKIVQTALDHFGRIDVLVNNAGILRDKSFHKMEDADWDLVYKVHVEGAYKTTHAAWPHLREQNYGRVIFTSSTSGIYGNFGQSNYGMAKLGLYGLTRTLAIEGRKNNILVNAIAPTGATRMTEGLIPPQVFEQLKPELVSPLVVYLGSQNCQDTGGLFEVGGGWVGKVRWERSLGVGFDPKAGFSPDDVAAQWQQICDFQGAAHPADNVEALKEMMANLQKYAL, encoded by the coding sequence ATGAGCGATGCCATCCGTTTCGAAGATCAAGTGGTGATTGTCACCGGTGCCGGCGGTGGCCTTGGCCGCGCGCATGCGCTGCTGTTCGCCCGCCATGGCGCCAGGGTAGTGGTCAACGATCTGGGTGGTAGCACGCACGGTGAAGGGGCCAACGCTTCGGCTGCCGACAGGGTGGTGGAAGAGATTCGCGCCTTCGGTGGCACTGCAGTGGCCAACCACGATTCGGTGACCGACGGCGACAAGATCGTGCAGACTGCGCTAGATCATTTCGGCCGCATCGACGTGCTGGTCAACAACGCCGGCATCCTGCGCGACAAGAGTTTTCACAAGATGGAAGACGCCGACTGGGACCTGGTCTACAAGGTCCATGTCGAAGGCGCCTACAAGACCACTCACGCTGCCTGGCCGCATTTGCGCGAGCAGAACTACGGCCGGGTGATCTTCACCTCGTCCACCTCCGGCATCTACGGCAACTTCGGCCAGAGCAACTACGGCATGGCCAAGCTCGGTCTCTATGGCCTGACCCGTACCCTGGCCATCGAAGGACGCAAGAACAACATTCTGGTCAACGCCATCGCCCCGACTGGCGCCACGCGCATGACCGAAGGGCTGATCCCGCCGCAGGTATTCGAGCAGCTCAAACCCGAGCTGGTCAGCCCGCTGGTGGTGTATCTGGGCAGCCAGAACTGCCAGGACACCGGCGGCCTGTTCGAAGTCGGTGGCGGCTGGGTCGGCAAGGTGCGCTGGGAGCGCAGCCTGGGCGTCGGTTTCGATCCCAAGGCCGGTTTCAGCCCCGATGACGTCGCCGCGCAGTGGCAGCAGATCTGCGATTTCCAGGGCGCCGCGCACCCGGCGGACAACGTCGAGGCGCTCAAGGAAATGATGGCGAATCTGCAGAAGTACGCCCTCTGA
- a CDS encoding crotonase/enoyl-CoA hydratase family protein, with protein sequence MSVTVEKNGPVTTLSIDRPQVRNAVDRPTAAALAAALRAFEADDEARVAVLTGSGGTFCAGADLSAVAEGGERANRLDEQGDAPMGPSRMQLGKPLIAAIEGHAVAGGLELALLADLRVMAQDALLGVFCRRFGVPLIDGGTVRLPRIVGQGRALDLILTGRPVAADEALQMGLVNRVVAPGQALAAAQELAAQLAAFPQRCLLADRASVYAQWDLPLSEALAGEFRGGLAVVASGETVAGARRFRDGKGRHGAF encoded by the coding sequence ATGTCGGTGACAGTCGAGAAGAACGGCCCGGTGACCACCCTGAGCATCGACCGGCCGCAGGTACGCAACGCCGTCGACCGACCCACGGCCGCGGCGCTGGCCGCTGCCCTGCGCGCCTTCGAGGCGGACGATGAAGCACGCGTGGCGGTACTGACCGGCAGCGGCGGTACCTTCTGCGCCGGTGCCGATCTGTCGGCAGTGGCCGAGGGCGGCGAGCGCGCCAATCGTCTGGACGAGCAGGGCGATGCGCCGATGGGGCCGAGTCGCATGCAACTTGGCAAGCCGTTGATCGCCGCCATCGAGGGGCATGCCGTGGCCGGCGGCCTGGAGCTGGCGCTGCTCGCCGACCTGCGGGTGATGGCGCAGGATGCGTTGCTCGGGGTGTTCTGCCGGCGCTTCGGCGTGCCGCTGATCGACGGCGGCACGGTGCGCCTGCCGCGCATCGTCGGCCAGGGGCGGGCGCTGGACCTGATCCTGACCGGCCGCCCGGTGGCGGCGGACGAGGCGCTACAGATGGGCCTGGTCAATCGCGTGGTGGCGCCCGGTCAGGCGCTGGCGGCGGCGCAGGAGCTGGCGGCGCAGCTCGCCGCCTTCCCCCAGCGCTGCCTGCTGGCCGACCGCGCCAGTGTCTATGCACAGTGGGATCTGCCGTTGAGCGAGGCGCTGGCCGGCGAATTCCGCGGTGGCCTGGCGGTGGTGGCCAGCGGCGAGACGGTGGCGGGTGCGCGACGCTTTCGCGACGGCAAGGGGCGCCACGGCGCCTTCTGA
- a CDS encoding ribbon-helix-helix domain-containing protein encodes MCELYVKADPILYESRSRSLRIHGVVTTLRLENQFWDILREIAEVDGMTTNQLIAKLYEEVMDFRGEVVNFASFLRVSCTRYLAQKAGRQVPLRVVGTAV; translated from the coding sequence ATGTGCGAACTCTATGTGAAGGCCGACCCGATTCTCTACGAGTCGCGCTCGCGCTCGTTGCGCATCCACGGTGTGGTGACGACCCTGCGTCTGGAGAATCAGTTCTGGGACATCCTGCGCGAGATCGCCGAAGTCGATGGCATGACCACCAATCAGCTGATCGCCAAGCTTTACGAAGAGGTCATGGATTTTCGCGGCGAGGTGGTCAACTTCGCCTCTTTCCTGCGCGTCAGCTGCACCCGCTACCTGGCGCAGAAGGCCGGGCGGCAGGTGCCGCTGCGGGTGGTGGGCACAGCCGTCTGA
- a CDS encoding antibiotic biosynthesis monooxygenase encodes MSPVTLMVARRVASGRYHDFIAWLREGEHLATDFPGYLGSGVLAPPAGDDEFQIVFRFSDEQTMAAWEHSASRKAWLERGAGLFAQPQERRAVGLDAWFGSVHKQPPRWKQSVAIWLAFFPVSLAFNLLFGPWLTDLSLVTRVLLSTLALTPLMTYLFIPLSTRLLEPWLQGSSSHRLGRRPASIGKS; translated from the coding sequence ATGTCCCCCGTTACTCTCATGGTGGCGCGCCGCGTCGCCAGTGGCCGTTATCACGACTTCATCGCCTGGCTGCGTGAAGGTGAACACCTGGCCACCGACTTCCCCGGCTATCTCGGCTCCGGCGTGCTGGCACCGCCAGCTGGCGATGACGAATTTCAGATCGTCTTCCGCTTCAGCGACGAGCAGACCATGGCCGCCTGGGAGCATTCGGCCTCGCGCAAGGCCTGGCTCGAGCGCGGCGCCGGGCTGTTCGCCCAGCCGCAGGAAAGACGTGCCGTCGGCCTCGACGCCTGGTTCGGCAGCGTTCACAAGCAACCGCCGCGCTGGAAGCAGAGCGTGGCGATCTGGCTGGCGTTCTTCCCGGTCTCGCTGGCCTTCAACCTGTTGTTCGGCCCCTGGCTCACCGACCTGTCGCTGGTCACCCGCGTGCTGCTGTCCACGCTCGCACTGACGCCGCTGATGACCTACCTGTTCATCCCCCTGTCCACTCGCCTGCTCGAGCCGTGGCTGCAGGGCTCTTCGTCCCACCGCCTGGGCAGACGCCCGGCCAGCATCGGCAAATCCTGA